GGGCTGAAGGTGGACGGCAAACCGCTGTTGCGCGCCTACTCGATTGCCAGCCCGAACTGGGAAGAGCACCTGGAGTTTTTGTCGATCAAAGTCCAGGACGGCCCGCTGACCTCGCGCCTGCAGAACATCCAGGTGGGCGACACCATCATCGTCGGCAAAAAGCCCACGGGCACGCTGCTCATCGACTACCTGCTGCCGGGCAAGAACCTGTACCTGATCGGCACCGGCACGGGCCTGGCGCCCTGGCTGTCGATCGTGCGCGATCCGGAAACCTACGAGCGCTTTGAAAAAGTAGTGGTGGTGCACGGCGTGCGCGAGGTCAACGAGCTGGCCTACCACGATCTGTTCGAGAAAGAGCTGCCCAACCACGAACTGCTGGGCGAGATCGTCAAGGACAAGCTGGTGTACTACCCCACGGTCACGCGCGAGCCCTTCCGCAACCAGGGCCGCATCACCGACCTGATTGAAAGCGGCACCTTCCCGGCCAACATCGGCCTGCCAGCGCTCAACCCGCTGACCGACCGCGTGATGCTCTGCGGCAGCCCGGCCATGCTCGCCGACCTGAAGGTGATGCTGGAAAAGCGCGACTTCGAGGAAGGCAACACCAGCACCCCGGGCGACTTCGTGATCGAGCGCGCTTTTGTAGAGAAATAAGCCTCTAGCGCCCGTCAATCAAGCGTCAGCAGCTATTAAAACAATAGCTGCTGACGCTTTTTTATTTACTCTTGATGGAGTTCACTGGCGGGCTCGTCGGCTTCGAGCACGCGCTGCGCCCAGGCGCCGAGCTTGCGCGTGTCGGCGCGCAGCACCTCCTGCTTGACGGTCAGGATCTGCGTCGGGTGCATGGAAAAACTGCGCAGCCCCAGGCCCAGCAGCAGCCGGGTGAGCGCCGGGTCGCCCGCCATCTCGCCGCACACGCTCACGCTCTTGCCCTGCTCGGCGCCGGCGGCAATCACGTCGGCCAGCAGGCGCAGCACCGCCGGGTGCAGCGGGTCGTAGAGGTGGGCCACGGCCTCGTCGGTGCGGTCTATGGCCAGGGCGTACTGGATCAGGTCGTTGGTGCCGATGGAGAGAAAGTCAAAATCGCGCAAAAAGCGCCGCGCCAGCAGGGCCGCTGCCGGCACCTCGATCATGGCCCCCAGGCGTACCGCACCGTAGGCGCAGCCCCGGGCGTCGAGCTCGGCACGCGCGAGCGCCACCTGGGCCAGGGTTTCGTCGATCTCGCGCGTGTGCGAGAGCATGGGAAACAGCAGGTTCACCTGGCCGTGGGCAGCGGCGCGCAGCACGGCGCGCAGCTGGGTGCGGAACATCACCGGGTCGGCCAGGCTCCAGCGGATCGCGCGCAGGCCCAGCGCCGGGTTCAGGTGGCTGTCCTTGTGCGCCTTGTCCAGCTGCTTGTCGGCGCCGACGTCGATGGTGCGTATCGTCACCGGCAGGCCCTGCATCCCGTCCATCACCTGGCGGTAGGCCTGGTACTGCTCCTCTTCGCCCGGCAGGTTGGCACCTTTGCCCATGAACAAAAATTCGGTCCGAAACAGGCCCACGCCCACCGCCCCGGCCTGCACGGCGACGAGGGCATCGGCCGGCTGCTCGATGTTGGCCAGCAGCTCGACGCGGTGGCCGTCGATGGTCAGCGCCGGTGCATGGCGCAGGCGCGCCAGGCGCTCGCGTTCGAGCGTGATCTGGCGCTGGCGAAAGCCGTATTCGGCCAGGATGATGGGCGAGGGATCGACGATGAGCACGCCGGCGTCGCCGTCGATGATGACCCAGTCGTCCTGGCGCACCAGCTGGCTGGCGGCGCGCGCGCCGACCACCGCCGGAATATCCATGCTGCGCGCGACGATGGCGGTGTGGCTGGTCTTGCCGCCGACGTCGGTGACGAAGCCGGCAAAAATGCTCTGCTTGAACTGCAGCAGGTCCGCCGGTGCCAGGTCGGGCGCCACCAGCACCAGGGGCACGTCATGCCCGGTGCCGGCGAGCAGTTCCTGCTGCGCCCCGGGCGGCGGCGGTGGCGGACTGGCCACCGGGTTGGCCACGCCCTTCATGTAGCGCAGGATGCGTTCGACCACCTGCTCCAGATCGGCCTTGCGCTCGCGCAGGTAGTCGTCCTCCATCTCGTCGAACTGGCGCGCAATCACGTCCAGCTGCGTCACCAGCGCCCATTCGGCGTTGTACAGGCGCTCGCTGATCCAGTGCTTGATGCCGGTGACCAGGGCCTCGTCCTGCAGCAGCATCAGGTGCACGTCCAGCAGCGCCGGCAGCTCGCTCGGGGCGTCGGGCGGCATTTCGGCCTGCAGGCGCTGCAGCTCCTGCACCACGGCGTTGCGCCCCCGGCGCACGCGCTCGATCTCGGCGTTGACCTGATCGGCGGTAATGAAGTAATGCGCCACCTCCAGATGGCCAGCGGCCAGCAGCACCACGCGCCCGATGGCAATGCCCCGGGCCACGGCCAGTCCGTGGATGGCAAAGGTCATGGCCAGCTCCTCGCTTTACTGCCCTTCGCCGAACTTGTCGGCGATGAGCGCCAGCAACGCGTCCATGGCCTCGCGCTCCTGGGGACCGTCGGTCTGCAGCACGACTTCGGAGCCGATGCCGGCGGCCAGCATCATCACGCCCATGATGCTCTTGGCGTTGATGCGGCGCTCGCCCCGGCTCATGTAAACGTCGCACGGAAAGCTGCCGGCGAGCTTGGTCAACTTGGCCGAGGCGCGGGCGTGCAGGCCCAGTTTGTTGATGATGGTGGTGGTTTCGCTGATCATGGACAGGGGCAACGCAAAGAAGGGGCCGACAGGGCGCTCTCCACCCGCATGACGCCGGCCTTGCCGCCATCGACGGCGCGCGAGACGAGGCTATCGAGCGCCTCATGGCGGTAGCACAGCGCGCGCAGCAGCATCGGCAGGTTCACCCCCGTGACCAGGGCGTAATCCGTCTGCGCCTGCACCAGGCGCTGGGCCACGTTGCAGGGCGTGGCCCCGAGCACGTCGGTCAGCACCAGGGTTTGCGGCTGGGGTGGCACCGACGCCAGCAGCGCCTGCGCGGCCGCCAGGCTGTCCTCGGGCGCCTCGTGCGCGGGCACGTCGAGCACCAGCAGCTCGGCGGCGCAATCCGGAAACACATGGGCAGCGCAAGCGTGCAGGGCCTGCGCCAGCGGGGCGTGGGTGAGGAGGAGGATGCGCGTACTCATGGCATGGGTGTTAGCCCTGGCATTATGCGGGCGTCCCAGGCGCTGGCCGACAATGCGAACTTATCGCCAGCGGTGCAGTCGCACCCAGGCAACACCCTTTTTCTCTTTGTTTTTCACGTTCACGCTATGGCCATCAAACAATGGATTGCAGGTGCCGCGCTGGCCGCTTTTGCCGCCGTCGGCGCGTATGTTTACCTTGGCGCCGGTCAGCAGGCGGCGCCGCAGTCCACCTTCGTGCTGCTCGACGGCAGCCAGCAGAGCACGGCCGACCTGCGCGGCAAGGTCACGCTGGTGAACTTCTGGGCCACCAGCTGCACCACCTGCGTGGCCGAGATGCCCGACATCGTCGCCACACACAAAAAATACCAGGCCCAGGGCTACGACACCCTGGCCGTGGCCATGAGCTACGACCCGCCGCAGTACGTGCTCAACTTTGCGCAGTCGCGCCAGCTGCCGTTCAAGGTGGCGCTCGACCACACCGGCGCCGTCGCCCGCGCCTGGGGCGACATCAAGATCACGCCCACCACCTACCTGGTGAACAAACGCGGCGAGATCGTCAAAAGCTACGTCGGCGCACCCGACTTTGCCGAGCTGCACCGCCTGATCGAAAAACTGCTGGCCGAAGCCTGAGCGCAGTACACTGGGCTTTTGCCCTCTGCCCCACCCCCGTGGCTCCTGCGCCTGCCATTACCCTCTGGACACCGACACAGCCGAGCGAACTCGACGCTGTGCGCGCAATTTTTCGTGAATACGCCGCCAGCCTGACGGTCGATCTGGCGTTCCAGGACTTCGAGGCCGAACTCGCCGCCCTGCCCGGCGACTACGGCGCGCCACGCGGCCTGCTGCTGCTGGCCAGCGTCGATGGCGCCATCGCCGGCTGCTGCGCCCTGCGCCCGCTCGACGGCTGCGACTACCCCAACGCCGCCGAGATGAAGCGCCTGTACGTGCGCCCCGCCTTTCGCGGCCTCGGGCTGGGGCGCCAGCTGGCCGAGGCGACGCTGGACGCCGCCCGCCTGGCCGGCTATGCCAGCGTACTGCTCGACACCCTCGACGAGATGGAGTCGGCACGCGCGCTCTACGCCGAGCTGGGGTTTGAGGAGATTCCGCCCTACTACCACAACCCCGTGGCTGGCGCCCATTACCTCAAAGCCGATTTGGAATAAAAATGGCGCTAACCCTTGTGGGGCAAGCGCCAGAAGCTATCGATTAGATAGCGAAATCAAGCCTGCGCTTGTGCCAGCAGTGTGCCCGCGTCGCTGACCTCGAACTTGCCCGGGGCTTCGTTGTTGAGCTGGCGCACCACGCCGTCCTTGACCAGCATGGAGTAGCGGTTGCTGCGCAGGCCCAGGCCCTTGCCGCTCAGATCGAGCGTCAGACCCGTGGCCTTGGCGAAGACGGCATCGCCGTCCGCGAGCATCCGCACCTTGCCAGCGGCCTGCTGCTCGCGCCCCCAGGCGCCCATGACGAAGGCGTCGTTCACCGCCAGGCACCAGATTTCATCCACACCGGCAGCCTTGAACGCCGCCACCTGGGCGATATAGCCCGGCAGGTGCTGGGCCGAACAGGTGGGCGTGAAAGCGCCCGGCACCGCCAGCAGGGCAATGGTTTTGCCGGCGCTGGCGGCGCGCACGTCCACCGGATTCGGGCCGATGCTGCAGCCGTTGCCCTCGACTTCGACGTACTCCATCAGCGTGGCGGCGGGCAGGGTGTCTCCAACCTTGATCATGGCAATTTCCTTTCCAAAGGCCCCCTGGGGGCAAAAAAAAAACGACCCACGCATTGTGGGTCGTTTCCTCAGGCATTGCTGCCCAGGGGCTGATTGGGCTTAGACCAGAGCAGCCTTTTGCACCAAGCGGGTGACAACCCAGTTCTTGGTCTTGGAGAGCGGACGGCTTTCCGTGATCTCGATCACGTCGCCCATCTTGTACTCGCCGTTTTCATCATGGGCGTGGTACTTGCTCGAACGCACCACGATCTTGTCGTAGAGCGGGTGCTTGACGCTGCGCTCGACGAGCACGGTCACGGTCTTGGCACGCTTGTCGCTGACCACCTTGCCAATCAAGGTGCGCTTGAGGGATTTTTTAGCTTCCGTCATGTCGGCTCCTTCGATTACTTGGCAGCTTGCTTTTCAGCAAGGATGGTCTTGGCGCGGGCGATGTCGCGGCGGGTAGCCTTGATCGTCGCCGTGTTGCCCAGTTGTTGCGTGGCCTTTTGCATACGCAGACCAAAGTGGGCCTTTTGCAGGGCTTTCACTTCAGCTTCGAGGGCAGCAACGTCTTTTTGGCGGAGTTCAGCAGCTTTCGTCATGTTGATCTCCTTAAGCACCAATT
This DNA window, taken from Acidovorax sp. HDW3, encodes the following:
- the rpmC gene encoding 50S ribosomal protein L29, which codes for MTKAAELRQKDVAALEAEVKALQKAHFGLRMQKATQQLGNTATIKATRRDIARAKTILAEKQAAK
- the ptsP gene encoding phosphoenolpyruvate--protein phosphotransferase; the protein is MTFAIHGLAVARGIAIGRVVLLAAGHLEVAHYFITADQVNAEIERVRRGRNAVVQELQRLQAEMPPDAPSELPALLDVHLMLLQDEALVTGIKHWISERLYNAEWALVTQLDVIARQFDEMEDDYLRERKADLEQVVERILRYMKGVANPVASPPPPPPGAQQELLAGTGHDVPLVLVAPDLAPADLLQFKQSIFAGFVTDVGGKTSHTAIVARSMDIPAVVGARAASQLVRQDDWVIIDGDAGVLIVDPSPIILAEYGFRQRQITLERERLARLRHAPALTIDGHRVELLANIEQPADALVAVQAGAVGVGLFRTEFLFMGKGANLPGEEEQYQAYRQVMDGMQGLPVTIRTIDVGADKQLDKAHKDSHLNPALGLRAIRWSLADPVMFRTQLRAVLRAAAHGQVNLLFPMLSHTREIDETLAQVALARAELDARGCAYGAVRLGAMIEVPAAALLARRFLRDFDFLSIGTNDLIQYALAIDRTDEAVAHLYDPLHPAVLRLLADVIAAGAEQGKSVSVCGEMAGDPALTRLLLGLGLRSFSMHPTQILTVKQEVLRADTRKLGAWAQRVLEADEPASELHQE
- a CDS encoding TlpA disulfide reductase family protein; amino-acid sequence: MAIKQWIAGAALAAFAAVGAYVYLGAGQQAAPQSTFVLLDGSQQSTADLRGKVTLVNFWATSCTTCVAEMPDIVATHKKYQAQGYDTLAVAMSYDPPQYVLNFAQSRQLPFKVALDHTGAVARAWGDIKITPTTYLVNKRGEIVKSYVGAPDFAELHRLIEKLLAEA
- a CDS encoding ferredoxin--NADP reductase, whose product is MSAFLEERVLSVHHWTDRLFSFTTTRDPALRFSNGHFTMIGLKVDGKPLLRAYSIASPNWEEHLEFLSIKVQDGPLTSRLQNIQVGDTIIVGKKPTGTLLIDYLLPGKNLYLIGTGTGLAPWLSIVRDPETYERFEKVVVVHGVREVNELAYHDLFEKELPNHELLGEIVKDKLVYYPTVTREPFRNQGRITDLIESGTFPANIGLPALNPLTDRVMLCGSPAMLADLKVMLEKRDFEEGNTSTPGDFVIERAFVEK
- a CDS encoding PTS sugar transporter subunit IIA, which codes for MSTRILLLTHAPLAQALHACAAHVFPDCAAELLVLDVPAHEAPEDSLAAAQALLASVPPQPQTLVLTDVLGATPCNVAQRLVQAQTDYALVTGVNLPMLLRALCYRHEALDSLVSRAVDGGKAGVMRVESALSAPSLRCPCP
- a CDS encoding GNAT family N-acetyltransferase codes for the protein MAPAPAITLWTPTQPSELDAVRAIFREYAASLTVDLAFQDFEAELAALPGDYGAPRGLLLLASVDGAIAGCCALRPLDGCDYPNAAEMKRLYVRPAFRGLGLGRQLAEATLDAARLAGYASVLLDTLDEMESARALYAELGFEEIPPYYHNPVAGAHYLKADLE
- a CDS encoding HPr family phosphocarrier protein — encoded protein: MISETTTIINKLGLHARASAKLTKLAGSFPCDVYMSRGERRINAKSIMGVMMLAAGIGSEVVLQTDGPQEREAMDALLALIADKFGEGQ
- a CDS encoding peroxiredoxin; translated protein: MIKVGDTLPAATLMEYVEVEGNGCSIGPNPVDVRAASAGKTIALLAVPGAFTPTCSAQHLPGYIAQVAAFKAAGVDEIWCLAVNDAFVMGAWGREQQAAGKVRMLADGDAVFAKATGLTLDLSGKGLGLRSNRYSMLVKDGVVRQLNNEAPGKFEVSDAGTLLAQAQA
- the rpsQ gene encoding 30S ribosomal protein S17, yielding MTEAKKSLKRTLIGKVVSDKRAKTVTVLVERSVKHPLYDKIVVRSSKYHAHDENGEYKMGDVIEITESRPLSKTKNWVVTRLVQKAALV